One genomic segment of Stenotrophomonas sp. 704A1 includes these proteins:
- a CDS encoding FecR family protein, with translation MSPPSPSPCRSDDPLAEQARDWIVCLASGDISDARMQAFEQWLARPGHRRAFEHERRLWRSMGPRPAAVGARSPRRRPRRVQWAAATAAALALLVAWPDAWLRLQSDHRSGHRMQEVQLPDGSRAVLDADSAIAVHFDGERRRIDLLRGRAWFNVEPDAQRRFSVAAGNGVVEDISTAFTVAHVDAGVEAEVGQGRVRVASPAEGGWTYLQVGQRARYGRDGGVQRLHDVAADSVGAWRNGELLLEQARVVDAIDNVGRYRSGPTFVRGDLSGLPAISAALRIDHPEQALDALAATAGLQVTRLPLGVAIVHP, from the coding sequence ATGAGCCCGCCTTCGCCGTCCCCCTGCCGCAGCGACGATCCCTTGGCCGAACAGGCCCGGGACTGGATCGTCTGCCTGGCCTCCGGCGACATCAGCGACGCGCGCATGCAGGCCTTCGAACAGTGGCTGGCGCGGCCCGGGCATCGCCGCGCCTTCGAGCATGAGCGACGGTTGTGGCGAAGCATGGGGCCGCGTCCGGCGGCGGTCGGTGCACGCTCACCACGGCGCCGGCCGCGCCGGGTGCAGTGGGCCGCCGCAACGGCGGCGGCGCTGGCGCTGCTGGTGGCCTGGCCCGATGCCTGGCTGCGCCTGCAGTCCGATCATCGCAGCGGGCACCGGATGCAGGAGGTGCAGCTGCCCGACGGCAGCCGTGCCGTGCTGGACGCCGACAGCGCGATCGCGGTGCATTTCGACGGCGAGCGTCGTCGTATCGACCTGCTGCGCGGGCGCGCCTGGTTCAATGTCGAACCGGATGCACAGCGCCGCTTCAGCGTGGCCGCCGGCAATGGCGTGGTGGAGGACATCTCCACGGCCTTCACCGTGGCCCACGTCGATGCCGGCGTCGAGGCCGAAGTGGGACAGGGCCGCGTACGCGTGGCCAGCCCGGCCGAGGGCGGCTGGACCTATCTGCAGGTCGGGCAACGCGCGCGCTATGGCCGCGACGGCGGCGTGCAGCGACTGCACGATGTTGCCGCCGACAGTGTCGGTGCCTGGCGCAACGGTGAACTGCTGCTGGAACAGGCCCGCGTGGTCGATGCCATCGACAACGTCGGCCGCTATCGTTCCGGCCCGACCTTCGTGCGCGGTGATCTGTCCGGCCTGCCGGCGATCAGTGCCGCGCTGCGCATCGATCATCCCGAACAGGCACTGGATGCATTGGCGGCAACCGCCGGGCTGCAGGTCACCCGCCTGCCGCTGGGCGTGGCCATCGTCCACCCGTAG
- a CDS encoding RNA polymerase sigma factor → MPSNALTLTELLIRERPALLRRVQRILGGDSGAEDVIQAVWFKARGVDNQQNIDNPRAYLYRLAINLATDHGRESTRRNRLLAEHYLWQEDEEISTEEQVMAQDELQRVLDAAGHLPEPTRTIFRLNRLQGLTQAEIARQLGVSVTTVENHVRSALQRLAWARSGR, encoded by the coding sequence ATGCCCTCCAATGCCTTGACCTTGACCGAACTGCTGATCCGCGAACGACCGGCGCTGCTGCGGCGGGTCCAGCGCATTCTTGGCGGCGACAGCGGTGCCGAGGACGTGATCCAGGCCGTCTGGTTCAAGGCGCGCGGGGTCGACAACCAGCAGAACATCGACAATCCCCGGGCCTATCTCTACCGGCTGGCGATCAATCTGGCCACCGACCACGGCCGTGAGTCGACCCGGCGCAACCGCCTGCTGGCCGAGCACTACCTGTGGCAGGAGGACGAGGAGATCTCCACCGAAGAGCAGGTGATGGCCCAGGACGAGCTGCAGCGGGTGCTCGATGCGGCAGGCCATCTGCCCGAGCCGACGCGCACCATCTTCCGGCTCAACCGCCTGCAGGGTCTGACCCAGGCCGAGATCGCCCGCCAGCTGGGCGTATCGGTGACCACGGTGGAGAACCATGTGCGCAGCGCGCTGCAGCGCCTGGCCTGGGCCCGCAGCGGCCGCTAG
- the ppa gene encoding inorganic diphosphatase has translation MGLELVSPGKNPPEEINVIIEIPKDSEPVKYEVDKETGAIFVDRILSTPMRYPCNYGYVPSTLCGDGDPADVLVVLPLPLVPGSVVRCRPVGVLKMSDEAGSDEKILAVPVSKIFSGYAHVEDIAQVSSHWLERIGHFFEHYKDLEKGKWVKLDGWGGAAEAKQILIEAHQRHLDSKA, from the coding sequence ATGGGTCTGGAACTCGTCTCGCCCGGCAAGAACCCGCCGGAAGAAATCAACGTCATCATCGAGATCCCGAAGGATTCCGAGCCGGTGAAGTACGAAGTGGACAAGGAAACCGGCGCGATCTTCGTCGACCGCATCCTGTCCACCCCGATGCGCTACCCGTGCAACTACGGCTACGTGCCGAGCACCCTGTGCGGCGATGGCGACCCGGCCGACGTGCTGGTGGTGCTGCCGCTGCCGCTGGTCCCGGGTTCGGTGGTGCGCTGCCGTCCGGTCGGCGTGCTGAAGATGAGCGATGAGGCGGGCAGCGACGAGAAGATCCTGGCCGTGCCGGTCTCGAAGATCTTCAGCGGCTACGCCCATGTCGAAGACATCGCCCAGGTGTCCAGCCACTGGCTGGAGCGCATCGGCCACTTCTTCGAGCACTACAAGGACCTGGAAAAGGGCAAGTGGGTCAAGCTGGACGGTTGGGGCGGTGCGGCCGAGGCCAAGCAGATCCTGATCGAAGCGCACCAGCGCCACCTCGACAGCAAGGCCTGA
- a CDS encoding HDOD domain-containing protein, with protein sequence MRILLVGDAASLPAELTEFIADLGEDWQPLTATDGQAAMTAVATQGVDAVIVCPQLPDLNATTLLGQIRTLRPETIRIALVDAQHGNRPPPARLIGVAHRFLPLPLAPEVLLEALTSLEELREVLDSPRLRDAIGRIEKLPSPPHLYLSLTQALEHDDDADSADVAKLVAADPAIAAKVLQLSNSAFFSQGRTIADLRTAVTRLGLATLRDLVLASEVFSAPTLSGAERNSLQQRALLASRLAARMLPESSAELGATAALLADIGLLLPGVRNQRSEPSLADDTRPGHAEAGAYLLGLWGLPMPIIEAVAFHLQPQRANTRSFWVTGAVHVALALVNGDPVDEDYLQRAGVLNKLPQWREHANSLMGLVPSEA encoded by the coding sequence GTGCGTATTCTGCTTGTTGGGGATGCAGCCAGCCTGCCGGCCGAGCTGACCGAATTCATTGCCGATCTTGGGGAAGACTGGCAGCCGTTGACCGCCACTGATGGCCAGGCCGCGATGACCGCGGTGGCCACCCAGGGCGTGGACGCGGTGATCGTCTGCCCGCAGCTGCCCGATCTCAACGCGACGACGCTGCTGGGACAGATCCGCACGCTGCGCCCGGAGACCATCCGCATCGCGCTGGTCGATGCGCAGCATGGCAACCGGCCACCGCCGGCGCGCCTGATCGGTGTCGCCCACCGCTTCCTGCCGCTGCCGCTGGCGCCGGAAGTGCTGCTGGAGGCGCTGACCAGCCTGGAAGAACTGCGCGAAGTGCTGGACAGCCCGCGCCTGCGCGATGCCATCGGCCGCATCGAGAAGCTGCCCTCGCCGCCGCACCTGTACCTGAGCCTGACCCAGGCGCTGGAGCACGACGACGACGCCGACAGCGCCGATGTCGCCAAGCTGGTCGCCGCTGACCCGGCGATCGCCGCCAAGGTGCTGCAACTGTCGAATTCCGCGTTCTTCAGCCAGGGCCGCACCATCGCCGACCTGCGCACGGCGGTGACCCGGCTGGGCCTGGCCACGCTGCGCGACCTGGTGCTGGCCAGTGAGGTGTTCTCGGCGCCGACCCTGTCCGGCGCCGAACGCAATTCGCTGCAGCAACGGGCCCTGCTGGCGTCACGGCTGGCGGCGCGCATGCTGCCCGAGTCCAGCGCCGAACTGGGTGCGACCGCCGCCTTGCTGGCCGATATCGGCCTGTTGCTGCCGGGTGTACGCAACCAGCGCAGCGAGCCGTCGCTGGCCGACGATACCCGCCCTGGCCATGCCGAGGCCGGCGCCTACCTGCTGGGACTGTGGGGCCTGCCGATGCCGATCATCGAGGCAGTGGCCTTCCACCTGCAGCCACAGCGCGCCAACACCCGCAGCTTCTGGGTGACCGGCGCGGTGCACGTGGCGCTGGCGCTGGTCAACGGCGATCCGGTCGATGAGGACTACCTGCAGCGTGCCGGCGTGCTCAACAAGCTGCCGCAATGGCGCGAGCACGCCAACAGCCTGATGGGGCTGGTGCCGAGCGAAGCCTGA
- a CDS encoding TonB-dependent receptor translates to MNVRIPAVRLGLLPAGIALALAPSFASAQDAAAGGTTDLDRISVTGSRIRQASMETAQPVIALQRADIEKQGYTSVADIVQNLSATGSPAISRADALSSGEEVGGQYVDLRNLGPERTLVLLDGKRMGTSTGGYTDLASIPTSVVERIEVLTDGASAIYGSDAIAGVVNIITRKNFDGLEASVYGGQYGQGDGQKQVYNFVYGQTGERGSITFGAEYSKEDEVQAKDRAFSRYNNGRFHPFPTDAEGANGWSAATNQGVLIDGNDNWYVRNPDAAGTTLADFHDFGLADYTNASQEMWLQNKLTRRSVFANGNYDLTDTIRATANVLYTKRTATSQIAGYPYQSEVYGTPLSADSIYNPLGTDANFIRRTSEFPRQTESEQETFRFSAGLEGSFEFGDKFWDWDVGYVYNQNKGVKTGTGNLFIPNVQNAVGPSFMDGNVARCGTPDKVIAGCTPWNPLAPYGTTGNGSLADPALQAYLFLPSHDTYTNTTKAYSANLSGSLFTLPAGELAIAAGYEHREESGEYNPDALLQSGLSTDLAGAPTKGSYKLDEFYVELNVPVLADMPFAKELSLDMAGRYSDYNTFGDTINSKFGLKWKPIDDLLVRATYSTGFRAPNIANMYGGTSQTFDAYTDPCDSSFGSAARNPSVAAACQARGVPANFRQITSGGALSTGPGTQSYSAFESGSNPELQPETSKTWTAGLVYSPNFVQGLDISLDWWKIRIDNVIAAESVTSILNQCYVLGVASACERFDRGTEGRTANQVVDVTRTLINGGYQETAGYDLGIKYRLPEFSFGKIVVDWKTTYVDYLEYKRDNEAETPVEQHTSWATGDWGANFRVRSNLNVDWSLGNFGVNWAVRYYSSMKEPCSYDTECNLPDFSSAYTLGQPTRKVGSNTFHDLQVRYTLPWEATVSLGANNVFNHEGPVMYSQPNSSFSYYGGFDIGRYYYMKYTQRF, encoded by the coding sequence ATGAACGTTCGTATTCCCGCAGTGCGGCTCGGCTTGCTGCCGGCCGGCATTGCGCTTGCCTTGGCACCGTCCTTCGCTTCGGCGCAGGACGCAGCTGCCGGCGGCACGACCGACCTGGACCGCATTTCGGTCACCGGTTCGCGCATCCGCCAGGCGAGCATGGAAACCGCGCAGCCGGTGATCGCGCTGCAGCGCGCCGACATTGAAAAGCAGGGCTACACCAGCGTTGCCGACATCGTGCAGAACCTGTCGGCGACCGGTTCGCCGGCGATCAGCCGCGCCGATGCACTGTCCTCGGGCGAAGAAGTCGGCGGCCAGTACGTCGACCTGCGCAACCTGGGCCCGGAGCGCACCCTGGTGCTGCTGGACGGCAAGCGCATGGGCACCAGCACCGGCGGCTACACCGACCTGGCATCGATCCCGACCTCGGTCGTGGAGCGCATCGAAGTGCTGACCGACGGTGCGTCGGCCATCTATGGTTCCGATGCCATTGCCGGCGTGGTCAACATCATCACCCGCAAGAACTTCGATGGCCTGGAAGCCAGCGTCTACGGTGGCCAGTACGGCCAGGGCGACGGCCAGAAGCAGGTCTACAACTTCGTCTACGGCCAGACCGGTGAGCGCGGTTCGATCACCTTCGGTGCCGAGTACAGCAAGGAAGACGAGGTCCAGGCCAAGGACCGCGCCTTCAGCCGCTACAACAATGGCCGCTTCCATCCGTTCCCGACCGACGCCGAAGGCGCCAACGGCTGGTCCGCTGCGACCAACCAGGGCGTGCTGATCGACGGCAACGACAACTGGTATGTGCGCAACCCCGATGCGGCCGGTACCACCCTGGCCGACTTCCACGATTTCGGCCTGGCGGACTACACCAATGCCAGCCAGGAAATGTGGCTGCAGAACAAGCTGACCCGTCGCTCGGTGTTTGCCAACGGCAACTACGACCTGACCGACACCATCCGCGCCACCGCGAACGTGCTGTACACCAAGCGCACCGCCACCTCGCAGATTGCCGGCTACCCGTACCAGTCCGAGGTCTACGGCACCCCGCTGTCGGCCGACAGCATCTACAACCCGCTGGGCACGGATGCGAACTTCATCCGTCGTACCTCCGAGTTCCCGCGCCAGACCGAATCCGAGCAGGAAACCTTCCGCTTCTCGGCCGGTCTGGAGGGCTCGTTCGAGTTCGGTGACAAGTTCTGGGACTGGGACGTGGGCTACGTCTACAACCAGAACAAGGGCGTCAAGACCGGCACCGGCAACCTGTTCATTCCGAACGTGCAGAACGCCGTCGGCCCGTCCTTCATGGACGGCAACGTCGCCCGTTGCGGTACCCCGGACAAGGTGATCGCCGGCTGCACGCCGTGGAACCCGCTGGCGCCGTACGGCACCACCGGCAACGGTTCGCTGGCTGATCCGGCCCTGCAGGCCTACCTGTTCCTGCCGAGCCACGACACCTACACCAACACCACCAAGGCCTACAGCGCCAACCTCTCCGGTTCGCTGTTCACGCTGCCGGCGGGTGAGCTGGCCATTGCCGCCGGTTACGAGCACCGCGAAGAAAGCGGCGAGTACAACCCGGATGCACTGCTGCAGTCGGGCCTGAGCACCGACCTGGCCGGCGCGCCGACCAAGGGCAGCTACAAGCTCGACGAGTTCTACGTCGAACTGAACGTGCCGGTGCTGGCGGACATGCCGTTCGCCAAGGAACTGTCGCTGGACATGGCCGGTCGCTACTCCGACTACAACACCTTCGGCGACACCATCAACAGCAAGTTCGGCCTGAAGTGGAAGCCGATCGACGACCTGCTGGTGCGTGCGACCTATTCGACGGGCTTCCGCGCGCCGAACATCGCCAACATGTACGGCGGCACCTCGCAGACCTTCGACGCCTACACCGATCCGTGCGACAGCAGCTTCGGTTCGGCGGCGCGCAACCCGTCGGTGGCCGCTGCCTGCCAGGCACGTGGCGTGCCGGCCAACTTCCGTCAGATCACCTCTGGCGGCGCGTTGTCCACCGGCCCGGGCACCCAGTCCTACAGCGCCTTCGAATCCGGTTCCAACCCGGAACTGCAGCCGGAGACCTCCAAGACCTGGACCGCTGGCCTGGTCTACAGCCCGAACTTCGTGCAGGGCCTGGACATCAGCCTGGACTGGTGGAAGATCCGCATCGACAACGTGATCGCCGCCGAGTCGGTGACCTCGATCCTCAACCAGTGCTACGTGCTGGGCGTGGCGTCGGCGTGTGAGCGTTTCGATCGCGGTACCGAAGGCCGTACCGCCAACCAGGTGGTCGACGTCACCCGTACCCTGATCAACGGTGGTTACCAGGAAACCGCAGGTTACGACCTGGGCATCAAGTACCGCCTGCCGGAGTTCTCCTTCGGCAAGATCGTGGTCGACTGGAAGACCACCTACGTCGATTACCTCGAGTACAAGCGTGACAACGAAGCCGAGACTCCGGTCGAGCAGCACACCAGCTGGGCGACCGGCGACTGGGGTGCCAACTTCCGCGTCCGTTCGAACCTCAATGTCGATTGGAGCCTGGGCAACTTCGGCGTGAACTGGGCCGTGCGTTACTACTCGAGCATGAAGGAGCCGTGCTCCTACGATACCGAGTGCAACCTGCCTGACTTCAGCTCGGCCTACACCCTGGGCCAGCCGACCCGCAAGGTGGGTTCGAACACCTTCCACGACCTGCAGGTCCGCTACACCCTGCCGTGGGAAGCGACTGTCTCGCTGGGCGCCAACAACGTGTTCAACCACGAAGGCCCGGTCATGTACAGCCAGCCGAACTCGAGCTTCTCGTACTACGGCGGCTTCGACATCGGTCGCTACTACTACATGAAGTACACCCAGCGCTTCTGA
- a CDS encoding helix-turn-helix transcriptional regulator produces MRQLSLADRGQTVSLDKAIDDVSPTCLGVARLGSLQTAGTSFSVWMQVRGTSWVEAKEGRFRLRQGEWIAFEKESRPLVQAGRNGLCVGMNLNAEALRVLTEMADCGLYAGRGQMNRAEARVALRLWRDALASGQPAQALRPLLLHLAGLQRSLADNVQRCPGRSRSRKRQVFGRMQRARLYLEGNSHRVVRIGELAELTNFSSWYLSKTFQSLYAESPQSLSARLRLERAADLLRDTDMMVGEVAAASGFDNCCSFARAFRARYGQSASRFRENGGKLPPHSAKSPVVSRKYSAATQS; encoded by the coding sequence ATGCGTCAACTCTCCCTGGCCGATCGCGGCCAAACCGTTTCCCTGGACAAGGCGATCGACGATGTCTCGCCCACCTGTCTGGGGGTGGCCCGCCTTGGCAGCCTGCAGACCGCCGGCACCAGCTTCAGCGTCTGGATGCAGGTGCGGGGTACCTCGTGGGTGGAAGCCAAGGAAGGACGCTTCCGGCTGCGCCAGGGCGAGTGGATCGCGTTCGAGAAGGAATCGCGGCCGCTGGTCCAGGCCGGGCGCAACGGCCTGTGCGTGGGCATGAACCTGAACGCCGAAGCGCTGCGCGTGCTGACCGAAATGGCCGACTGCGGCCTGTATGCCGGCCGTGGCCAGATGAACCGCGCCGAAGCCCGCGTCGCCCTGCGCCTGTGGCGCGATGCCCTGGCCAGTGGTCAGCCGGCGCAGGCGCTGCGCCCGCTGCTGCTGCACCTGGCCGGCCTGCAGCGCAGCCTGGCCGACAACGTGCAGCGCTGCCCGGGCCGCTCGCGCAGCCGCAAGCGCCAGGTCTTCGGCCGCATGCAGCGCGCGCGCCTGTACCTGGAAGGCAACAGCCACCGGGTGGTGCGCATCGGTGAACTGGCCGAACTGACCAACTTCTCCAGCTGGTACCTGTCCAAGACCTTCCAGAGCCTGTACGCGGAAAGCCCGCAATCGCTGTCGGCACGCCTGCGCCTGGAGCGTGCCGCCGATCTGCTGCGCGATACCGACATGATGGTGGGGGAAGTGGCCGCTGCCAGTGGCTTCGACAACTGCTGCAGCTTCGCGCGCGCCTTCCGTGCCCGCTACGGCCAATCGGCATCGCGGTTCCGCGAGAACGGCGGGAAGCTTCCGCCACACTCCGCAAAGTCTCCGGTTGTGTCGCGCAAATACAGCGCTGCAACGCAATCGTAA
- a CDS encoding winged helix-turn-helix domain-containing protein, which produces MISSETPSHEPDRIRVGDCIVTLSSREVEVVGARRPRRLTPKALGVLRALLRQPGRVVTRDELFAEVWPDTLPTNDVLTQAVTQLRKAFSGGDDNGQAYIETIAKTGYRLLVPVQALDDAEGDALGAADAGAAAPVPAAPATAVARAEPARRRWRYLRRRVLLVLGVAMLIALLVLSVLLLRQPAPPSSPLDAAVENGTRVIGSPARPYRLITATSGFETYPTLSPDGSQVAYEGANDDGKGGSAIKVQTSGNAPARQLLAPPAGASDRFPKWSPDGREIAFARFGADASCQVLIASATGGAVRQATRCDGTELLSFDWTPDGRGLVFGSMVGRYAHRGIRVLDLASGQWRALDYAVEQDDFDYAPRYSPDGRWLVFVRNPQLGDLWRMPAQGGTPEQLTTESAELRGWAWLGDGRHIVFGRRVDSEARLYYLDVERRTLRDAGLDDAQWPAVSRRGDMLAFVHRRAQFGVFRMPLQGGDGERLFASSGRDGQPMVAPDGRQLVFSSDRSGSFALWWADMQRPESLRPIEGLRPEARQAPDWSADSRRVLVVGRDEHGQAVVYEIAPRDEQLQRLPVPAEQPLQALYGATPDQLLVVERDADQHTRLSLFDRSTQPWRRLASLEGVSQARFDRSTGRVLFTRLAAGGLWSVDPALGAASVQQVSEDLPTRWRYRTWTVSGTGSIDYLGSSATCGTTLVRIQAGREAPVRCLDAQRLSAGNGLSVSADGKALYLALAISDGADIGVMRLPAQPPAPFPAFSNVLILKEKLSS; this is translated from the coding sequence ATGATCAGCAGCGAAACCCCATCGCACGAACCCGATCGCATCCGCGTCGGTGACTGCATCGTCACTTTGTCCTCGCGCGAGGTCGAAGTGGTCGGTGCGCGTCGCCCACGGCGGCTGACGCCGAAGGCGCTGGGTGTGCTGCGCGCGCTGCTGCGTCAACCCGGTCGCGTGGTCACCCGCGACGAGCTGTTTGCCGAGGTGTGGCCGGACACGCTACCGACCAACGACGTGCTGACCCAGGCCGTGACCCAGCTGCGCAAGGCCTTCAGCGGCGGCGATGACAACGGCCAGGCCTACATCGAAACCATCGCCAAGACCGGGTATCGCCTGCTGGTGCCGGTGCAGGCGCTGGACGATGCCGAGGGCGATGCGCTCGGCGCAGCCGACGCCGGCGCCGCAGCGCCTGTCCCTGCCGCACCGGCAACCGCCGTGGCGCGCGCCGAGCCTGCCCGCCGCCGCTGGCGATACCTGCGCCGACGCGTGTTGCTGGTGCTGGGGGTGGCGATGCTGATCGCGTTGCTGGTGCTGAGCGTGCTGCTGCTGCGCCAGCCGGCGCCGCCGAGCTCGCCGCTGGATGCGGCGGTGGAAAACGGTACGCGGGTGATCGGCAGCCCCGCGAGGCCCTATCGGCTGATCACGGCAACGTCGGGTTTCGAGACCTATCCCACGCTGTCGCCCGATGGATCGCAGGTGGCCTACGAAGGCGCCAACGACGACGGCAAGGGCGGCAGCGCGATCAAGGTGCAGACCTCCGGCAATGCGCCGGCGCGCCAGCTGCTGGCACCGCCGGCCGGGGCCAGTGACCGCTTCCCGAAATGGTCACCGGATGGGCGCGAGATCGCGTTTGCCCGCTTCGGTGCCGATGCCAGCTGCCAGGTGCTGATCGCCAGTGCCACCGGCGGCGCCGTGCGCCAGGCCACGCGCTGCGACGGCACCGAACTGCTGAGTTTCGACTGGACGCCCGATGGCCGCGGCCTGGTGTTCGGCAGCATGGTCGGCCGCTACGCCCATCGCGGCATCCGCGTGCTGGATCTGGCTAGCGGGCAGTGGCGCGCACTGGACTATGCGGTCGAGCAGGATGACTTCGACTATGCGCCGCGCTATTCGCCCGATGGGCGATGGCTGGTGTTCGTGCGCAACCCGCAGCTGGGCGACCTGTGGCGCATGCCTGCCCAGGGCGGTACGCCCGAGCAGCTGACCACCGAGTCGGCCGAGCTGCGCGGCTGGGCCTGGCTGGGCGATGGCCGGCATATCGTGTTCGGCCGTCGCGTGGACAGCGAGGCCCGTCTCTACTACCTCGACGTGGAACGCCGCACGCTGCGCGATGCGGGGCTGGACGATGCACAGTGGCCGGCGGTCTCGCGCCGCGGCGACATGCTGGCATTCGTCCATCGCCGTGCCCAGTTCGGCGTGTTCAGGATGCCGCTGCAGGGGGGCGATGGCGAACGCCTGTTCGCCTCCAGTGGCCGCGATGGGCAGCCGATGGTCGCGCCCGATGGGCGGCAACTGGTGTTCAGTTCCGATCGCTCCGGCAGCTTTGCGCTGTGGTGGGCCGACATGCAGCGGCCGGAGTCGCTGCGGCCGATCGAAGGGCTGCGCCCGGAAGCGCGGCAGGCCCCGGACTGGTCGGCCGACAGCCGCCGCGTGCTGGTGGTGGGTCGCGATGAGCATGGCCAGGCCGTGGTCTATGAGATCGCCCCGCGCGATGAGCAGCTGCAACGCCTGCCGGTACCGGCCGAACAGCCGCTGCAGGCGCTGTACGGCGCTACCCCTGACCAGCTGCTGGTGGTCGAGCGCGATGCGGACCAGCACACCCGCTTGAGCCTGTTCGATCGCAGCACGCAGCCCTGGCGGCGGCTGGCCAGCCTGGAGGGGGTCTCCCAGGCGCGCTTCGACCGCAGCACGGGCCGGGTACTGTTCACCCGCCTGGCTGCCGGTGGCCTGTGGTCGGTGGACCCGGCGCTGGGTGCGGCCAGCGTGCAGCAGGTCAGTGAGGACCTGCCGACGCGGTGGCGGTACCGCACCTGGACCGTGTCCGGCACGGGCAGCATCGATTACCTCGGCAGCAGCGCGACCTGCGGCACCACCTTGGTCCGCATCCAGGCCGGCCGCGAAGCCCCGGTGCGCTGCCTGGACGCGCAACGCCTGAGTGCCGGCAACGGGCTGAGTGTCAGTGCCGACGGCAAGGCACTGTATCTGGCACTGGCGATCAGCGACGGCGCCGACATCGGCGTCATGCGGCTGCCCGCGCAGCCACCGGCGCCGTTCCCGGCCTTCTCCAACGTTTTGATATTGAAAGAGAAATTGTCTTCGTGA
- a CDS encoding ion channel has protein sequence MPIATTTRWLAIARRHPSAWLLAAQLLAVLLYPALDDTAAGRAALGVFGMAVLGLALWVVQRSPLGTWLALLLALPAVVFSLAAALLDRPALGTTAQLLESLLYFYTAGALIAYMLQDHKVTRDELFAAGATFTLLAWAFAFAFAVCQQWYPGSFQGAGSGPQRTWMELLYLSFSLLSGVGLSDVVPLHPQARALVMLEQFSGVMYVALVVSRLVGLTMLRRF, from the coding sequence ATGCCCATCGCCACCACCACCCGCTGGCTGGCCATTGCCCGCCGCCATCCCTCGGCATGGCTGCTCGCCGCGCAGCTGCTGGCGGTGCTGCTGTACCCGGCGCTGGACGACACCGCGGCCGGCCGCGCAGCGCTGGGGGTATTCGGCATGGCGGTGCTGGGCCTGGCGTTGTGGGTGGTACAGCGCAGCCCGCTGGGTACCTGGCTGGCCCTGCTGCTCGCCCTGCCGGCGGTGGTGTTCTCGCTGGCCGCAGCGCTGCTCGACCGGCCTGCGCTGGGTACCACCGCCCAGCTGCTGGAAAGCCTGCTGTACTTCTATACCGCCGGCGCGCTGATTGCCTACATGCTGCAGGATCACAAGGTGACGCGTGACGAGCTGTTCGCCGCCGGGGCCACGTTCACCCTGCTGGCGTGGGCATTCGCATTTGCCTTTGCGGTGTGCCAACAGTGGTATCCGGGCAGTTTCCAGGGCGCCGGAAGCGGGCCGCAGCGCACGTGGATGGAACTGCTTTATCTCAGCTTCAGCTTGCTGTCAGGGGTGGGTTTGAGCGACGTGGTTCCGCTGCACCCGCAGGCGCGTGCGCTGGTCATGCTGGAGCAGTTTTCCGGCGTGATGTACGTGGCCCTGGTGGTTTCACGACTGGTCGGACTGACCATGCTGCGGCGCTTCTGA